In Acaryochloris marina S15, a single genomic region encodes these proteins:
- the ffh gene encoding signal recognition particle protein produces the protein MFEALSDRLESAWKTLRGQAKISESNIQDALKEVRRALLEADVNLQVVKDFIEEVREAALGAEVITGVQPDQQFIKIVHDQLVEIMGATNEPLAESNKPPTVILMAGLQGTGKTTATAKLALHLRKQEQTSLLVATDIYRPAAIDQLVTLGEQIDVPVFQLGTDANPVEIARQGLAAAREQKVDTVIVDTAGRLQIDPEMMSELADIKKAIKPDETLLVVDAMTGQEAANLTQTFHDQIGITGAILTKMDGDTRGGAALSIRQISGKPIKFVGVGEKVEALQPFYPDRMASRILGMGDVLTLVEKAQEEFDIADAEKMQKKIMEAQFDFTDFLKQMRLLKNMGSLGGVMKLIPGMNKISNSQLQEGETKLQQTEAMINSMTKEERKNPQLLSNSPSRRRRIAKGSGYTQNDVGKLVTEFQRMRSMMQQMGQGQMPGMSPAGGGNPMMGGGRPSPGGWRGGMGKKKKNKKKKGFGDL, from the coding sequence GGCTTGAATCCGCCTGGAAAACCCTTCGGGGTCAGGCTAAAATTTCGGAGTCGAACATTCAGGACGCCCTAAAAGAAGTTCGGCGAGCGCTCTTGGAAGCGGATGTTAATTTACAAGTCGTTAAAGATTTTATTGAAGAGGTGCGGGAAGCGGCCTTAGGGGCCGAGGTGATCACGGGGGTGCAGCCGGATCAGCAATTTATCAAAATTGTCCATGATCAGCTGGTCGAGATTATGGGGGCGACGAATGAGCCCTTAGCTGAGTCTAATAAGCCGCCTACCGTGATTTTAATGGCGGGTTTACAGGGGACCGGTAAAACCACGGCAACGGCCAAACTCGCCCTGCATTTACGCAAACAAGAGCAGACTTCCTTGCTGGTGGCAACGGATATCTATCGACCCGCAGCCATCGACCAGTTGGTGACCCTGGGTGAGCAGATTGATGTACCGGTCTTTCAACTGGGAACAGATGCTAACCCCGTTGAAATTGCTCGCCAAGGCCTAGCAGCGGCTCGTGAGCAAAAGGTAGATACGGTGATTGTGGATACGGCCGGTCGTCTGCAAATTGACCCAGAAATGATGTCTGAGCTGGCGGACATTAAAAAAGCCATCAAGCCGGACGAGACCTTGCTGGTCGTCGATGCCATGACCGGTCAGGAAGCGGCAAACCTGACCCAGACCTTCCATGACCAGATTGGCATTACCGGCGCCATCCTGACCAAGATGGATGGTGATACTCGCGGGGGTGCAGCCCTCTCGATCCGCCAGATTTCCGGTAAGCCCATTAAGTTTGTCGGGGTTGGGGAAAAAGTTGAGGCGTTGCAGCCCTTCTATCCTGATCGAATGGCATCCCGAATTTTGGGGATGGGAGATGTCCTCACCCTGGTGGAGAAAGCTCAAGAAGAGTTTGACATCGCCGATGCGGAGAAGATGCAGAAGAAGATCATGGAGGCTCAGTTTGACTTCACTGATTTTCTCAAGCAAATGCGCTTGCTCAAAAATATGGGATCTCTGGGTGGGGTGATGAAGCTCATCCCCGGCATGAATAAAATCTCCAACTCTCAGCTCCAGGAAGGTGAAACCAAGCTGCAGCAGACGGAAGCGATGATCAACTCCATGACCAAGGAGGAACGCAAGAATCCCCAGTTGCTCTCTAACTCTCCGAGTCGTCGTCGCCGGATTGCTAAGGGCTCTGGCTATACGCAAAACGATGTTGGCAAGTTAGTAACTGAGTTCCAACGCATGCGATCCATGATGCAGCAGATGGGACAAGGACAAATGCCCGGTATGTCTCCTGCGGGTGGAGGGAACCCGATGATGGGCGGTGGTCGCCCTAGCCCAGGCGGCTGGCGTGGCGGTATGGGTAAGAAGAAGAAGAATAAAAAGAAAAAAGGGTTTGGTGATTTGTAG
- a CDS encoding GNAT family N-acetyltransferase, translated as MNIVLANIDHLADVAMLFDHYRVFYHQLSNFHGAEQFIANRFRNQDSTIFLALDNGSGVGFTQLYPSFSSASMGRVWILNDLFVLPSHRQQGIATQLMQAAADYGRETGAIRLALATEKTNTEAQALYESLGYQLDQTFNHFALTL; from the coding sequence ATGAATATCGTGTTGGCCAATATAGACCATCTTGCTGACGTGGCCATGCTATTTGACCACTACCGAGTGTTCTACCACCAGCTCTCCAACTTCCACGGGGCCGAACAGTTTATAGCTAACCGATTTCGCAATCAGGACTCCACCATTTTTCTAGCCTTGGATAATGGCAGTGGCGTGGGGTTCACCCAGCTCTACCCCAGTTTTTCTTCCGCTTCTATGGGGCGAGTGTGGATTTTGAATGATTTATTCGTGCTTCCCTCCCATCGCCAACAAGGCATTGCTACGCAACTGATGCAGGCAGCCGCAGATTATGGCCGAGAAACAGGAGCCATACGATTAGCATTGGCCACTGAAAAGACCAATACTGAAGCCCAAGCCCTGTATGAATCCTTGGGCTATCAGCTAGATCAGACCTTCAACCACTTTGCGTTAACCCTGTAA
- a CDS encoding fatty acid desaturase — translation MTSVPLSSAASDVKQNQPDALISHADYVKQLRPLLPDEAFAPDLNKIWFILINLAMLAVGWAIASYMDQWQWYWLWLYLPISLVMGNSVIVLLFSCHDLMHGSGIRHSRLFRLVSFLGLSMLWMPPTLWRAVHNREHHRNTNSDIDPDRNYLYNQPNTWGKWIQDRFVPSNEVSPLGLIVGMGHAWGVHALRNMTSVVLFNRKDVDYVPAAFTVSRRERWAIAREVILICLVHLGIMASLNFDPVKLVFSYFLPIWIGYAGALFYIYTNHMLSPMTAINDPLVNSVSLKVPKIFDVLHFNFSYHTEHHLFPGMNSDYYPLVQELLLKLYPERFHLLPAGQVWKLMLETPRHYEDEKTFTTWSGEESMTCPLTLDP, via the coding sequence ATGACTTCAGTTCCCCTCTCATCTGCTGCTTCTGATGTAAAGCAGAATCAACCTGATGCGTTAATATCGCATGCTGACTATGTTAAACAGTTACGCCCTTTATTGCCCGATGAAGCATTTGCCCCCGATCTGAACAAAATTTGGTTTATTTTGATCAATTTAGCCATGCTAGCGGTTGGTTGGGCTATTGCCAGCTATATGGATCAATGGCAATGGTATTGGTTATGGCTATATTTGCCTATTTCCCTGGTGATGGGTAATAGCGTTATTGTGTTGCTCTTTAGCTGTCATGACTTAATGCATGGAAGTGGTATCAGGCATTCAAGGCTATTTCGTCTAGTTAGCTTTTTGGGACTGTCTATGTTGTGGATGCCACCTACACTTTGGCGTGCGGTCCATAACCGGGAACACCACCGCAATACCAATTCTGATATTGACCCAGATCGCAACTATCTCTACAATCAGCCGAATACTTGGGGTAAATGGATCCAGGATCGATTTGTGCCGTCTAATGAAGTCAGTCCCTTGGGGTTAATCGTTGGTATGGGCCATGCTTGGGGTGTTCATGCTCTTAGGAATATGACGTCTGTGGTGTTATTCAACCGCAAAGACGTGGATTATGTACCCGCAGCATTTACGGTCAGCCGTCGAGAGCGATGGGCGATTGCCAGAGAAGTTATTCTCATTTGCCTTGTCCATTTAGGTATCATGGCTAGTCTGAATTTTGATCCGGTTAAATTGGTATTCAGTTATTTTCTACCCATTTGGATTGGTTATGCAGGAGCGCTGTTTTATATCTACACGAATCATATGTTGTCACCCATGACGGCCATTAATGATCCGCTAGTGAATAGTGTTTCCCTGAAGGTTCCTAAGATATTTGATGTGCTGCATTTCAATTTTTCGTACCATACGGAGCACCACCTTTTTCCCGGAATGAATTCTGATTATTACCCGCTTGTGCAGGAGTTGCTACTGAAGCTCTATCCTGAGCGCTTTCATTTACTTCCTGCGGGTCAAGTGTGGAAATTAATGTTGGAAACACCCAGACATTACGAAGATGAAAAGACTTTTACTACTTGGTCCGGTGAAGAGTCTATGACCTGTCCTTTGACGCTTGATCCCTAG
- a CDS encoding RraA family protein, protein MTNYSKFRELSPTAYADALSREQFMDIGITEIWPQIPRIAGPAYTVRCPPGDNLMLHAAIYRAPPGSVIVVETGNVDYAVSGGNVCAIAQKRQIAGFVVDGVIRDVAEVRAAQFPVFARGVIPIPGVKKTLGTLGGPIHCGGVHIHPQDIVVADEEGIAVIPVADQASVYEIAYQRTVKDASQSIEEWETTHQAKIARILLEKGFTEN, encoded by the coding sequence ATGACTAACTATTCCAAATTCCGAGAATTATCGCCTACCGCCTATGCTGATGCGTTAAGCCGCGAACAGTTTATGGATATTGGCATCACAGAAATCTGGCCTCAAATTCCGAGAATTGCAGGACCCGCCTATACAGTCCGCTGTCCACCCGGCGACAATCTGATGCTTCATGCAGCGATTTACCGCGCCCCACCCGGAAGTGTCATTGTCGTCGAAACAGGTAACGTAGACTATGCCGTTTCAGGCGGCAATGTCTGTGCCATTGCCCAAAAAAGACAAATTGCAGGTTTTGTCGTCGATGGTGTGATCAGAGATGTTGCCGAAGTTCGAGCAGCCCAATTCCCCGTTTTTGCTAGAGGGGTGATTCCTATCCCTGGGGTCAAAAAAACCTTGGGAACCCTAGGTGGACCTATTCATTGTGGTGGAGTCCACATTCATCCCCAGGATATTGTGGTGGCAGATGAAGAAGGAATTGCCGTTATTCCAGTGGCTGACCAAGCCTCTGTCTATGAGATCGCCTACCAAAGAACCGTCAAAGACGCATCTCAATCCATAGAAGAATGGGAAACAACTCACCAAGCTAAAATTGCTAGAATCCTCTTAGAGAAAGGCTTTACCGAAAACTAA